A stretch of Telopea speciosissima isolate NSW1024214 ecotype Mountain lineage chromosome 11, Tspe_v1, whole genome shotgun sequence DNA encodes these proteins:
- the LOC122646577 gene encoding ABC transporter C family member 10-like → MGQRQLFCLGCALLKRSRILVLDEATASIDNATDAILQKTIRTEFADYTIITVAHRIPTVMDCTKVLAMSDGKGVEYDEPTTLMNREGSLFGRLVREYWSHFYSVSQH, encoded by the exons ATGGGACAACGGCAGTTATTTTGTTTGGGTTGTGCGCTTTTAAAAAGAAGTAGGATATTGGTGCTTGATGAAGCTACTGCATCAATAGATAATGCAACAGATGCAATACTACAGAAAACCATTAGGACTGAATTTGCAGATTACACTATTATTACGGTGGCACACAGAATACCAACTGTAATGGACTGCACAAAGGTGCTCGCCATGAGTGATG GTAAAGGAGTGGAGTATGATGAACCAACGACGTTGATGAATAGAGAAGGATCTTTGTTTGGCCGGCTTGTTAGGGAATACTGGTCCCATTTCTACTCAGTTAGTCAACATTAG